CGGATGAAGCAGGTAATCGTCATGTGCAGGCTCCCGGTCGGGTAGGGGTGTTTGAAGCGGGTGAGTATCAGTATGAAGTTCGTCTGATCGCGACGTTTCACTGCTTTCCGAACTGTCGTTGAGCGGCGCGGGCGGCATTGAATGGAGGCAGTCAATGGCGTTACGAAAGCCGCGCATGGGGAAAGCGGCGCCGCGCCTCGCGGCTCATTCCTTAAGATGCACCCGTTTTTCCGCTAGTCTCGTGGATCGTCAACGTGGCGAGCGCCGCGCCGGCCAATGCGCACATCGCCGAGACCAGTGCCACCGCCCGCAAGGCCGCGCCGAGCGCCTCGGCTTGCGCGCGCGCCACTTCCGCTCGGGTCGTGGCGTCCGTTGCGCCTGGCGCTGCCGAACTCGCGTTCATCGTGTCGTGCGTCAAGCGTGCCGTCTCACGCGCGGCTTGCGGCACGTGCGACGCCGCGAGCCGCGCATCGAGCGCCGCGTCGTGCGACCACACGAACACGATCCCGAGCACCGCGATCGCCAGCAGGCTCGCCACCCTGGCGATGGCGTTATTGATGCCCGAGGCGACACCCGTGCGGGCGGCGGATACAGAGGTCATCACCGTCGTCGTCAATGGCGCGACGGTAATCGTCATGCCGAGCCCGAGCACGACCAGCGCCGGCAGGAAGCCGCGCCAGTACTCGCCACGGACCCAGGGCAGCGCGAGCATCGCAAAGCCGGCCGCCGCGATCACCGGGCCGATGCCCAGCAAGGCCCGTGCGCCGTAACGGCTCGTCAGGCCGCCGGTGAAACGCGACAATAGGCCGATCGTGACGGGCACCGGCAGCAGAGCGGCGCCCGCCTCGGTCGCGCTGTAGCCGTACGCGCGAATCAGCGTGAACGGGAGGAAGAACAGCGCGCCGCCCAGCCCGAAGTAGAGCAGCAGCGTGACGAGGTTCGCGCCGACGAAGTCACGAGAACGGAACACGTCGAGCGGCATCATCGGATTGCGGGTCCTTGCTTCGAGCATGACGAAGCCGGTCAGCACGAAGAGGCCGCCGAGGATCGATGCCAGCACCCAGCGGTCGCCGAAGCCGCGCGCCGAGGCGATGGTCAGGCCGTAGGTCAACGCGGCGAGTCCGGCGGCCGCCGTCACGGCGCCCGGCCAGTCGAGCCTCGGCGGCGCATGCTCGTTGAGCGCAGGGTTCGGCTCCGACGAATCGTCTTCCTGCCGGCTGTCCGGCACGGCGACGACCGCCAGTGCGATGGTTGCGCACGCAATCGGTACGTTCAGGAAGAAAATCGCCCGCCACGAGAACGCATCGACGAGCCAGCCGCCCGCCACCGGCCCGAGCGCCGACGTGATCGCGCCGACGCCGGCCCAGGTGCCGATCGCTTTGCCTCGCTCCTTGTCGTCGAACACCGCGCCGATGATCGCGAGACTGCTCGGCACCAGCAGCGCCGCGCCGATGCCTTGCAGGGCGCGCGCCGCGATCAGGGCGCCGACGCCCGGTGCGAGGCCGCAGCCGATCGAGGCCAGCGTAAACAAGCCGATTCCCGCGATGAACACCCTGCGCCGGCCGATCTTGTCGCCTAGCGAGCCGCCCACCAGCACCAGCGCGCCGAGAAACAGCAGATAGGCGTTGACCACCCACTGGATCGCGGCGACGCTCGCGCCCAGTTCGGTCTGGATCGACGGCAGCGCGACGTTGACCACGGAGCCGTCGATGAACGCCATGCTCGAGCCGAGGATCGTCGCGGCGAGGGCGAGCTTTTTGCGCCGGCACGGGTGAGCGAAGCTGAGGGGCTGGGCACGGATCGCCAGCGCGTCGCACGGGCTCGCCTGGGCGGGCAGAGCGGGGGAAGGGCGGCGCACCTGCGCCGGGGCGGGCTGATCGGCCAAGTCCACTCCCGTCTGGATGAACGGCTTTCAGCATAGCAACGCCTAGGGAGAACCGATAGGC
This genomic stretch from Paraburkholderia caffeinilytica harbors:
- a CDS encoding MFS transporter — translated: MADQPAPAQVRRPSPALPAQASPCDALAIRAQPLSFAHPCRRKKLALAATILGSSMAFIDGSVVNVALPSIQTELGASVAAIQWVVNAYLLFLGALVLVGGSLGDKIGRRRVFIAGIGLFTLASIGCGLAPGVGALIAARALQGIGAALLVPSSLAIIGAVFDDKERGKAIGTWAGVGAITSALGPVAGGWLVDAFSWRAIFFLNVPIACATIALAVVAVPDSRQEDDSSEPNPALNEHAPPRLDWPGAVTAAAGLAALTYGLTIASARGFGDRWVLASILGGLFVLTGFVMLEARTRNPMMPLDVFRSRDFVGANLVTLLLYFGLGGALFFLPFTLIRAYGYSATEAGAALLPVPVTIGLLSRFTGGLTSRYGARALLGIGPVIAAAGFAMLALPWVRGEYWRGFLPALVVLGLGMTITVAPLTTTVMTSVSAARTGVASGINNAIARVASLLAIAVLGIVFVWSHDAALDARLAASHVPQAARETARLTHDTMNASSAAPGATDATTRAEVARAQAEALGAALRAVALVSAMCALAGAALATLTIHETSGKTGAS